In Bacillus sp. DX3.1, the following proteins share a genomic window:
- a CDS encoding Ger(x)C family spore germination C-terminal domain-containing protein — MKKDKMVGQIDTKVTRGLLWLRNEIEVTAITINPKKGETISLDPTRQTMKLFPIIENGKWKIVAKGELEGTIMQNGSHLTVMNPSTVKKVEKDFEKIVKQRINLSLKQVKVEMNADAFGFADAFHRKYPKEWEKVKDHWDKVLPQVDVKIDIKAHVRRPGLSSTPAGLKEKEVIKK; from the coding sequence TTGAAGAAAGATAAAATGGTTGGTCAAATTGATACGAAAGTCACTAGAGGACTGTTGTGGTTACGAAATGAAATCGAAGTGACTGCGATTACAATAAACCCCAAAAAGGGGGAAACGATTTCGTTAGATCCCACTCGACAAACGATGAAGCTTTTCCCTATCATCGAGAATGGAAAGTGGAAGATCGTAGCGAAGGGCGAATTAGAAGGCACGATTATGCAAAATGGAAGTCATCTTACTGTTATGAATCCAAGCACTGTGAAGAAGGTAGAAAAAGATTTCGAAAAAATCGTCAAACAACGTATAAACCTGTCTCTAAAGCAAGTGAAGGTGGAGATGAATGCGGATGCATTCGGTTTCGCAGATGCGTTTCATCGTAAATATCCAAAAGAATGGGAAAAAGTCAAAGATCATTGGGATAAGGTTCTGCCACAGGTGGATGTGAAAATAGATATTAAAGCGCATGTACGCCGACCTGGCTTATCTTCCACGCCAGCGGGTTTGAAAGAAAAAGAGGTAATAAAGAAATGA
- a CDS encoding homoserine dehydrogenase yields the protein MKKVIYVGVLGLGTVGSGVVHILENHQKKISLDTGYEVRVKSVAVRDLEKERDVSISGIAITNDADEILNDPDIDIVVEVMGGIQEAKQSIVKALNNKKHVVTANKDLMASYGAELLQLAHEQECDLYYEASVAGGIPILRGLVDGLASDHIEKIMGIVNGTTNYILTKMSQNGWSYDQALQEAQKLGFAESDPSADVDGLDAARKVAILANLGFSMNVSLSDVHVQGIRDVEKEDLEMAKKLGFTMKLVGKAEQHDSSIHLNVAPTLLPDHHPLSSVNNEFNAVYVHGHAVGEVMFYGPGAGKLPTGSAVVSDIISIVKNMKLDVKGHGMLKEPQPYMLKGDREIVSKYFLRILLKDEPGMFQKITECFVNHSISLEEIIQLPLNQELAEIVLVTHQTSKYQFEQTLASLESVASEIKSYYCIEEEKEYV from the coding sequence ATGAAAAAGGTAATTTATGTCGGTGTGCTAGGTCTTGGAACTGTAGGGAGTGGGGTCGTTCATATTTTAGAGAACCACCAAAAGAAAATTTCTCTTGATACAGGGTATGAGGTAAGAGTGAAGTCAGTAGCGGTCCGTGATTTGGAAAAAGAACGTGATGTTTCTATCAGTGGAATTGCTATAACGAATGATGCAGATGAAATATTAAATGATCCAGATATTGATATCGTAGTAGAGGTAATGGGCGGAATCCAGGAAGCAAAACAATCTATTGTAAAGGCATTAAACAATAAAAAACATGTAGTGACTGCAAACAAAGATTTGATGGCTTCTTATGGTGCGGAATTATTACAATTGGCACATGAACAGGAGTGTGATTTATATTATGAAGCGAGTGTTGCCGGAGGGATTCCAATTTTAAGAGGTCTTGTGGATGGGCTAGCTTCGGATCATATTGAAAAAATAATGGGAATTGTAAATGGAACAACAAATTATATATTAACAAAAATGAGTCAAAATGGATGGTCATATGATCAAGCACTTCAAGAAGCACAAAAACTTGGGTTTGCAGAATCTGATCCTTCAGCAGATGTGGATGGACTTGATGCAGCACGAAAGGTGGCCATTCTTGCTAATTTAGGTTTTTCAATGAATGTTTCTCTAAGTGATGTACATGTACAGGGAATTCGCGATGTGGAGAAAGAAGATTTGGAAATGGCAAAAAAATTAGGATTTACTATGAAATTAGTGGGGAAAGCGGAGCAACACGATTCGAGTATTCATTTAAACGTGGCACCTACTTTATTGCCAGATCATCATCCACTTTCAAGTGTGAACAACGAATTTAACGCTGTGTATGTACACGGTCACGCTGTTGGAGAAGTGATGTTTTATGGACCAGGTGCTGGAAAATTACCAACTGGGTCTGCTGTCGTGAGTGATATCATTTCTATCGTTAAAAATATGAAGCTAGATGTAAAAGGTCATGGTATGTTAAAAGAACCACAACCTTATATGCTCAAAGGGGATCGAGAAATCGTTTCGAAATACTTTTTACGGATTTTATTAAAAGATGAACCGGGAATGTTTCAAAAAATCACTGAATGTTTCGTTAATCATTCTATTAGTTTAGAAGAAATTATTCAGTTGCCACTAAATCAAGAACTTGCAGAAATTGTGCTTGTTACTCATCAAACTTCAAAATACCAATTTGAACAGACTTTAGCATCATTAGAGAGTGTAGCAAGTGAGATTAAGAGTTATTACTGTATTGAGGAGGAAAAAGAATATGTATAA
- a CDS encoding peptidoglycan-N-acetylglucosamine deacetylase — translation MYYFYPPEIWTPFQSFFYRNIPQCNDYFFLSNSSVQHTLYTQNYTNTFPFSSNNYTQVSIQESEEAVRGSWTPFSWVEKYAYAFSGPYNKAEVALTFDDGPDLVYTPQILDKLSKHGVKGTFFLLGENAEKYPEVVKRIVKEGHIVGNHTYSHPNLAKVSDEEYRDQILKTEEILRRLTGYDAKFIRPPYGSINENQLKWATEQNFMMIQWSVDTVDWKGLSAEKITNTVLGNTFPGSILLQHSAPGGKLQGSVDALDRIIPELTSKGARFVTLPKMFDTSKQRR, via the coding sequence TTGTATTATTTTTATCCGCCAGAAATATGGACTCCTTTTCAAAGTTTTTTTTATCGTAACATTCCACAGTGTAATGACTATTTTTTTCTGTCAAATTCATCTGTCCAACACACACTTTATACTCAAAATTATACAAATACATTTCCGTTTTCCTCAAATAACTATACCCAAGTTTCGATTCAAGAGAGTGAAGAAGCCGTTAGAGGCTCATGGACTCCTTTTTCATGGGTCGAAAAATATGCGTATGCTTTTTCGGGACCTTACAACAAAGCAGAAGTCGCTCTCACATTTGATGACGGACCAGATCTTGTGTATACCCCTCAAATATTAGATAAATTGAGCAAACATGGTGTGAAAGGTACATTTTTTCTGCTAGGTGAAAATGCGGAGAAATATCCTGAGGTTGTAAAACGGATTGTAAAGGAAGGGCATATTGTCGGAAATCATACGTATAGTCATCCGAATTTAGCAAAAGTGAGTGATGAGGAATATCGTGACCAGATTTTAAAAACAGAAGAAATATTACGAAGGTTAACGGGGTATGATGCGAAGTTTATACGGCCACCTTATGGATCGATTAATGAGAATCAGCTGAAATGGGCGACTGAGCAAAACTTTATGATGATTCAATGGAGTGTAGATACGGTAGATTGGAAAGGTTTAAGCGCTGAGAAGATTACGAACACCGTACTCGGAAATACATTCCCAGGCAGCATATTGTTACAACATTCTGCGCCAGGAGGGAAATTACAAGGTTCTGTAGACGCTTTAGATCGAATTATTCCTGAACTTACATCTAAAGGAGCGCGATTTGTGACGCTTCCCAAAATGTTTGATACTTCGAAACAGAGACGATAA
- a CDS encoding spore germination protein → MLFRSERKRLQRGKQLHTQQSQVARQQVPLSSDLDENLRVLRSMYQDCFDVVFRTFFISGQTKAVLVYVEGLSSVEEIEGYVLTPLMSETETGVHSPRELLEKKIHISKMKEVKTFTDCIENISIGNPVVFIDQEMFGLALGLAKWEKRSIEEPQAEGVVRGPREGFVETLGVNTSLLRRKIKSPDFKMKSMKIGRFTETNVVIAYIEGLSDPTLIEEVENRLLRIDIDSVLESGYIEELIEDNPYSPFPQLVNTERPDVAAANLLEGRVVILVDGTPSVLIAPISFFTLLQSPEDYYQRFLIGSIIRLLRFVFMVLSLLLPSLYVAVLTYHQEMVPTSLLISVAGSRESVPFPALVEALMMEITFEALREAGVRLPKQVGAAVSIVGALVIGQAAVQAGLVSAPMVIVVAITGVSSFMVPHYTQGIALRMLRFPIIFLAGSLGLLGIMLGGIAIVIHLCALRSFGVPFLTPIAPMKGSELKDTLIRAPWWKMNTRPHLTGEFNKYRQSPGQKPNPSKGDE, encoded by the coding sequence ATGTTGTTTCGAAGCGAGCGAAAACGATTACAAAGGGGAAAACAACTCCACACACAACAATCGCAAGTTGCCAGGCAACAAGTTCCGCTTTCTTCCGACTTGGATGAAAACCTACGGGTCCTTCGTTCCATGTATCAGGATTGCTTTGATGTGGTCTTTCGGACGTTTTTCATTAGTGGACAAACCAAAGCTGTTCTTGTTTATGTAGAGGGTTTATCTAGTGTGGAGGAGATTGAGGGTTATGTGCTTACTCCACTTATGTCAGAAACAGAAACAGGGGTTCATAGTCCGCGTGAACTATTAGAGAAAAAAATACATATTTCAAAGATGAAAGAAGTCAAGACATTTACAGATTGTATAGAGAACATCTCCATCGGGAATCCTGTGGTTTTCATAGACCAAGAAATGTTCGGGCTCGCCTTGGGATTGGCTAAATGGGAAAAGCGATCGATTGAAGAACCGCAGGCAGAGGGTGTTGTGCGGGGACCACGGGAAGGTTTTGTGGAAACACTGGGAGTCAACACTTCCCTACTCCGACGAAAAATCAAAAGTCCTGATTTCAAAATGAAATCGATGAAAATTGGGCGCTTTACTGAGACTAATGTTGTAATTGCCTACATAGAAGGACTTTCGGATCCAACACTCATTGAAGAAGTTGAAAATCGCTTGCTACGTATTGACATAGACAGTGTATTGGAAAGCGGGTATATCGAAGAACTAATTGAAGACAATCCCTATTCACCTTTTCCGCAACTTGTCAATACGGAACGACCGGATGTAGCCGCTGCAAATCTTCTGGAGGGACGTGTGGTGATTCTAGTGGATGGTACACCTTCTGTCTTAATTGCCCCTATAAGCTTTTTTACCTTACTTCAGTCACCAGAAGATTATTACCAACGTTTTTTGATTGGTTCAATCATTCGCTTGTTACGCTTTGTGTTTATGGTGCTTTCTCTCCTTTTGCCTTCGCTCTATGTAGCGGTCCTTACGTATCACCAAGAGATGGTACCGACATCTTTGCTGATTAGCGTGGCAGGTTCAAGGGAAAGTGTTCCCTTTCCGGCGTTGGTAGAAGCATTAATGATGGAGATCACATTTGAAGCGCTACGTGAAGCAGGGGTACGGCTTCCGAAACAGGTCGGGGCTGCTGTTAGTATTGTCGGTGCTTTAGTCATCGGTCAAGCTGCCGTTCAAGCTGGTCTGGTTTCCGCTCCGATGGTCATTGTTGTTGCGATTACAGGCGTTTCCTCTTTTATGGTGCCGCACTATACACAAGGAATCGCGTTACGAATGCTACGCTTTCCTATTATTTTTTTAGCTGGCTCCCTTGGTTTGCTTGGAATTATGCTTGGGGGGATTGCAATCGTCATCCACTTATGTGCATTGCGTTCGTTTGGGGTTCCCTTCCTTACACCCATCGCTCCAATGAAGGGGAGTGAGTTGAAAGATACCTTAATCCGGGCTCCATGGTGGAAAATGAATACACGCCCTCATTTAACTGGCGAATTCAACAAATATCGACAGTCACCTGGGCAAAAACCAAATCCGAGTAAAGGGGATGAATAA
- a CDS encoding 3-ketoacyl-ACP reductase — MAELLQGKNALITGAGRGIGRAVAVALAKEGVNVGLLARSEENLKVVAKEVEAEGVKAAIATADVSSYEEVTEAINSLKNSLGSIDILINNAGISKFGKFLELDVAEWEKIIQVNLMGVYYVTRAALPSMIEQQSGDIINISSTAGQKGAPVTSAYSASKFGVLGLTESLAMEVRKHNIRVTGLTPSTVATDMAVDLGLTDGNPDKVMQAEDIAEFIVAQLKLNKRTFIKSAGLWSTNP; from the coding sequence TTGGCAGAATTATTACAAGGGAAAAATGCATTAATTACAGGAGCAGGAAGAGGTATTGGCCGTGCTGTAGCTGTTGCTTTAGCTAAAGAAGGCGTGAACGTAGGCCTTTTAGCACGTTCGGAAGAAAACTTAAAGGTAGTTGCAAAAGAAGTAGAAGCTGAAGGTGTGAAAGCTGCCATTGCTACTGCTGATGTTTCTTCATATGAAGAAGTAACTGAAGCAATTAATTCATTAAAAAATAGTTTAGGTTCTATTGATATTTTAATTAATAACGCAGGAATCTCTAAATTTGGTAAGTTTTTAGAGTTAGATGTTGCTGAATGGGAAAAAATTATTCAAGTGAATTTAATGGGCGTATACTATGTGACTCGTGCAGCGTTACCAAGCATGATTGAACAACAGTCTGGTGATATTATTAATATTTCATCAACAGCTGGACAAAAGGGAGCACCAGTAACAAGTGCATACAGTGCTTCTAAATTTGGCGTTCTTGGTTTAACAGAATCTTTAGCGATGGAAGTGCGCAAACATAACATTCGTGTTACTGGGCTAACACCAAGTACAGTTGCAACAGATATGGCAGTAGACTTAGGTTTAACAGATGGTAATCCGGATAAAGTTATGCAAGCTGAAGATATTGCAGAGTTTATCGTGGCACAGCTGAAATTAAATAAACGTACATTTATTAAATCTGCTGGCTTATGGTCTACAAATCCATAA
- a CDS encoding endospore germination permease: protein MEKGKISSFQMALMIVPTIIATAILIVPSITGKFAGRDMWISPILASLNGFFTAFLMYRLHKIYPNKTFIQYSEHIIGRIPGKVLGFVYLFFFLHTCGSICREYADFVIGSFLPKTPMIVVLGSIIFVCAFAVRGGVEVIGRVAQLLIPLFILPLFLLILLLSDLKPVNMLPIMEHGIMPSVMGAAVPQGWFAEIFMISMLLPFLTDREKGMKWSVFSVIVAMLTLTYTNIMGILHFGNSVISYAYPLFSAFRYISIAGFFEHLESVVITFWILGVFVKISVFYYALVLGTAQWLQCSNYRPIVFPLGFLLMLFGIWVASAEQEMTRFLGEVFPFYGALMFTLIPLLLLLIAIIHKKWKDKSYTIKE, encoded by the coding sequence ATGGAAAAAGGGAAAATTTCTTCATTTCAAATGGCACTTATGATAGTACCGACGATCATCGCCACTGCTATTCTCATCGTTCCAAGTATTACAGGCAAGTTTGCGGGGCGTGATATGTGGATTTCTCCCATTTTGGCGTCTCTCAATGGATTTTTTACAGCGTTTCTTATGTATCGATTACATAAGATCTATCCGAACAAGACGTTCATTCAATACAGTGAACATATTATTGGCCGGATTCCAGGAAAAGTCCTTGGGTTTGTCTACTTGTTCTTTTTTTTGCATACGTGTGGCTCAATATGTAGAGAGTACGCAGATTTCGTTATTGGTTCTTTCCTCCCTAAAACTCCGATGATTGTAGTTTTGGGAAGCATAATTTTTGTTTGTGCCTTCGCTGTACGTGGTGGCGTGGAAGTAATCGGAAGAGTGGCCCAACTGTTGATTCCGCTATTCATACTCCCATTGTTTTTGCTCATTTTACTCCTATCTGACTTAAAACCAGTAAATATGCTTCCGATTATGGAACATGGGATCATGCCTTCTGTTATGGGGGCGGCTGTACCACAGGGATGGTTCGCTGAAATTTTTATGATCTCAATGCTGCTACCTTTTTTGACCGATCGTGAAAAAGGGATGAAATGGAGTGTATTTTCGGTGATTGTCGCTATGTTAACTCTCACTTATACCAACATAATGGGCATTCTTCATTTTGGAAATTCAGTAATTAGTTATGCCTATCCATTGTTTTCGGCTTTCCGATACATTAGTATTGCTGGATTTTTTGAACATCTTGAGTCAGTTGTAATAACTTTTTGGATATTAGGAGTATTCGTCAAAATTTCAGTATTCTATTATGCACTTGTTTTAGGGACTGCCCAATGGTTACAGTGCTCTAACTACCGGCCTATCGTATTTCCACTTGGTTTCCTGTTAATGTTGTTCGGTATATGGGTAGCTTCCGCTGAGCAGGAAATGACACGATTTTTAGGGGAAGTCTTCCCTTTTTATGGGGCATTGATGTTTACGCTCATTCCACTATTGCTACTGCTCATCGCCATCATACATAAGAAGTGGAAAGATAAATCATACACCATAAAAGAATAA
- the entFM gene encoding enterotoxin EntFM codes for MKKVLAGLAAVSVASVVVPGMDTAYAQVPTDALKEIDAQTQAQKQTIEPTVTETKAVETNSEIKYTVTADVLNVRTGPSTGNDIISKVQEGQVLQVIGEENGWFKVNVNGKTGYVSGDFVTTGENKGTAVQQGTGNYTVNVSSLNVRTGPSASHTVVGTVSKGQTVQVVGEVQDWFKINHNGGTGYISKDFVTKGGTNTNVSTETEKPSNNDMTIRKDGSYVVDTAALRVRTGPATYNAVIGGVLKGQTLQVIGGENGWYKINHQGRTGYVSADLVKFVKGGTENVTTPSRPSTGSEQGNTQTEKPTAPSGNSSSIVSVAQSLNGSPYRYAGTTPAGFDCSGFIYYVLNKAGHSGSRQTVAGYWGSLTKTSNPQPGDLVYFANTYKPGPSHLGIYLGNGQFISAENEDTGVRISSINNSYWKSHLLGYSKAY; via the coding sequence ATGAAAAAAGTACTAGCAGGTTTAGCAGCAGTCTCTGTAGCTAGTGTGGTAGTTCCTGGAATGGATACTGCTTATGCACAAGTTCCAACAGATGCACTAAAAGAAATCGATGCACAAACGCAAGCACAAAAACAAACAATTGAACCAACAGTAACTGAAACAAAAGCAGTGGAAACGAATTCTGAAATTAAATACACAGTAACGGCTGATGTATTGAATGTACGTACGGGTCCTAGTACGGGAAATGATATTATTTCTAAGGTACAAGAAGGACAAGTTCTACAAGTAATTGGTGAAGAAAATGGCTGGTTTAAAGTAAATGTAAATGGTAAAACAGGCTATGTAAGCGGTGATTTTGTAACAACTGGTGAGAATAAAGGAACTGCTGTTCAACAAGGAACAGGTAATTATACAGTAAATGTTTCTTCACTTAACGTACGTACAGGCCCTAGCGCTTCTCATACAGTTGTAGGAACTGTAAGCAAAGGACAAACTGTACAAGTTGTTGGTGAAGTGCAAGATTGGTTTAAAATCAATCATAATGGCGGAACTGGATACATCAGTAAGGACTTTGTAACAAAAGGCGGTACAAATACAAATGTCAGTACGGAAACAGAGAAACCAAGTAACAATGATATGACGATTCGAAAAGACGGATCATATGTTGTCGATACAGCTGCTTTACGTGTACGTACAGGCCCAGCTACATATAACGCTGTAATTGGTGGCGTATTGAAAGGTCAAACATTACAAGTTATTGGTGGAGAAAACGGCTGGTATAAAATTAACCACCAAGGAAGAACAGGCTATGTAAGTGCAGACCTTGTTAAGTTTGTAAAAGGTGGTACAGAGAATGTAACTACGCCTTCTCGTCCATCTACTGGTAGTGAGCAAGGAAATACACAAACAGAAAAACCAACAGCACCATCTGGTAATTCATCATCAATCGTGTCTGTTGCACAGTCGTTAAATGGTTCACCATATAGATATGCTGGGACGACACCTGCTGGTTTTGACTGCAGTGGCTTTATCTACTATGTATTAAATAAAGCAGGTCATTCTGGAAGCCGTCAAACAGTTGCTGGTTACTGGGGTAGCTTGACAAAAACAAGTAATCCACAACCAGGAGATTTAGTATACTTTGCAAATACATATAAACCAGGTCCTTCTCATCTTGGGATTTATTTAGGAAATGGTCAGTTTATTAGTGCGGAAAATGAAGATACAGGTGTAAGAATTAGCTCAATCAATAATTCTTACTGGAAGAGCCATCTATTAGGTTATTCAAAAGCATACTAA
- a CDS encoding endospore germination permease, whose amino-acid sequence MMQEKIGFIQLFYIMMAFEVGSTVIFGLGAEAKQDAWLAILVGMFCGLVLMWVYTKLFEYYPGDTLTQMIPKIVGRFIGYPLIVSYILYFVYLASRVARDFGELIAGTILPKTPMIIVIGSFMVVIVYCLRGGIEVFGRTGEIFFPVLLLVAIITWIIVYSSQLGNIERLAPVLEKGIGIVWKVAFPLTITFPFGEMVLFMMFWPALQDPGKVKKLGMMVVFAAGILLTVNMISIISVIGPNWIRTQTYPLFTVVRMASIGNFIERIDAGVIITMIVGGFFKVGSLLYGAAMGAAQLFKLKSYRAMVVPFGVIVVPLSLMIATSYMEHVEIGLKKVPLFLHIPLQIVIPVILLAIATIRKRIQS is encoded by the coding sequence ATGATGCAGGAAAAAATAGGATTTATTCAACTTTTTTATATAATGATGGCCTTTGAAGTAGGAAGTACCGTGATTTTCGGATTAGGAGCAGAGGCAAAACAAGATGCTTGGTTAGCGATTCTAGTCGGGATGTTCTGTGGGTTAGTGTTAATGTGGGTGTATACCAAATTATTTGAATACTACCCAGGGGATACACTTACACAAATGATTCCAAAGATTGTGGGCAGATTTATCGGTTACCCGTTGATTGTAAGCTATATTCTTTATTTTGTTTATTTAGCCTCGCGAGTGGCGAGAGATTTTGGTGAACTTATAGCTGGAACCATCTTGCCTAAAACTCCAATGATTATTGTTATCGGTAGTTTTATGGTTGTGATCGTGTATTGTTTACGTGGTGGGATCGAAGTATTCGGCCGTACGGGGGAGATATTCTTTCCTGTTCTGCTTCTCGTTGCGATTATAACATGGATTATCGTATATAGCTCCCAACTTGGTAATATAGAACGACTCGCACCTGTATTGGAAAAAGGAATTGGAATAGTATGGAAGGTGGCATTTCCCCTTACCATCACGTTTCCGTTCGGGGAAATGGTGCTATTCATGATGTTTTGGCCAGCGCTACAAGATCCGGGGAAAGTGAAGAAATTAGGAATGATGGTGGTTTTTGCGGCTGGAATTTTATTGACTGTAAATATGATCAGTATTATTTCCGTTATAGGACCTAATTGGATTCGTACGCAAACATATCCATTGTTTACGGTGGTGAGAATGGCATCTATTGGAAATTTTATCGAAAGAATTGATGCTGGTGTAATTATAACGATGATAGTAGGTGGATTTTTTAAAGTGGGTTCGCTTCTATATGGTGCCGCGATGGGAGCTGCTCAGCTGTTTAAACTGAAAAGCTATCGCGCTATGGTTGTTCCGTTTGGCGTAATTGTAGTTCCATTATCACTTATGATCGCCACTAGCTATATGGAACATGTAGAAATTGGACTGAAGAAGGTCCCGCTATTTTTACATATCCCACTCCAGATTGTAATACCGGTTATTTTATTAGCTATAGCTACAATTCGTAAGAGGATACAGTCATAA
- a CDS encoding pyridoxamine 5'-phosphate oxidase family protein produces MEKENQNQNSFISTEEELRLILGYPSERAVKKVIESLDHHCRAFISKSPFLVLSTSDKSGHCDASPRGDSPGFVYVLSEKQLVIPERPGNRRIDSILNILSNPQVGIIFFIPGLGETLRINGRAAITKDQEILEKMQVNGCSPLVGIVVEVEECFVHCAKAFIRSKLWNPDSWVEKEQLPSAAKMLAEHAKSLNNDEKEVAISLYESYTKRLY; encoded by the coding sequence GTGGAAAAAGAGAATCAAAATCAGAATTCATTCATTTCAACAGAAGAAGAATTACGGCTTATTTTAGGATATCCAAGCGAGCGAGCGGTGAAGAAAGTGATTGAATCGCTTGATCACCATTGTCGTGCGTTTATTTCTAAATCTCCCTTTCTAGTATTATCTACGTCGGATAAATCTGGCCATTGTGATGCTTCACCAAGAGGAGATTCTCCGGGATTTGTATACGTTTTAAGTGAAAAGCAACTCGTTATTCCAGAAAGACCAGGTAATCGCCGAATTGATTCGATTCTTAATATTTTATCTAATCCGCAAGTAGGGATTATTTTTTTCATTCCGGGACTCGGGGAAACATTACGAATAAATGGCCGTGCAGCTATCACAAAAGATCAAGAAATTTTAGAGAAAATGCAAGTGAATGGTTGTAGTCCTCTTGTAGGAATTGTTGTGGAAGTAGAAGAATGTTTTGTACATTGTGCAAAAGCATTCATACGTTCTAAACTGTGGAATCCAGACTCTTGGGTAGAAAAAGAACAATTACCTTCTGCAGCAAAAATGTTGGCTGAGCATGCGAAAAGTCTCAATAATGATGAGAAAGAAGTTGCTATTTCTCTCTATGAAAGTTATACGAAAAGGCTTTATTAA
- a CDS encoding alpha/beta hydrolase has product MQTKKDSSKKTIIFIHGLVGNRRAFKKEYKLFSPSYNIITYDLLGHGEDKGQAIDFSLERLVQQLSDLYDREGIEQAHICALSYGCYIGTIFAHTYPEKVLSLCHIGGHYNNPSVLYNVFQKFWEKRENEYSAWLDQYSNTIFPSGILKANPFALLSKKIYYRFGLELHSSIIVESLRHRLEFDLKSRLQELKQPILWVMGEYDHLYKSCLFDLKSVLPNVLYKEIPLAGHAANIFRPNYFYDLYSRFLRGALQ; this is encoded by the coding sequence TTGCAAACAAAAAAGGATTCTAGTAAGAAAACAATTATATTCATTCATGGATTAGTTGGTAATCGTCGTGCATTTAAAAAAGAGTATAAATTATTTTCCCCTTCTTACAACATCATAACGTATGATTTACTCGGTCATGGCGAAGACAAAGGACAAGCAATTGACTTTTCTTTAGAACGATTAGTACAACAATTGTCGGATCTTTATGATAGAGAAGGAATCGAACAAGCTCATATTTGTGCCCTCAGCTACGGCTGTTATATCGGTACTATATTTGCTCACACTTATCCAGAGAAAGTTTTGAGCCTTTGTCATATTGGAGGTCATTATAATAACCCTTCTGTTTTGTATAACGTATTTCAAAAATTTTGGGAGAAAAGAGAGAATGAGTACTCAGCTTGGTTGGATCAATATTCAAATACAATTTTCCCAAGTGGTATACTCAAAGCAAATCCATTCGCTCTCCTTTCCAAAAAAATTTATTATCGGTTTGGATTAGAGTTACACTCATCCATTATTGTAGAATCACTGCGACATCGTCTTGAATTCGATCTAAAGTCTCGTTTACAGGAATTAAAGCAACCGATTCTTTGGGTAATGGGAGAGTACGACCATCTTTATAAATCATGTTTATTTGATTTGAAATCCGTTCTTCCTAACGTTCTATACAAAGAGATTCCGTTAGCTGGTCATGCGGCAAATATATTCCGCCCAAATTATTTTTACGATTTGTACTCTAGATTTCTCCGTGGTGCATTACAGTAA
- a CDS encoding NUDIX domain-containing protein: MKEWLTIFDEKGNILGKKLRDDVHREGDWHETFHCWLIERDNEDLSLYFQLRARDKKDFPGKWDITSAGHIMHDEDLLTGGLREAEEELGLSFHANDLVYKGVYKLNNEHPPLIDHEMCHMYFHIVTSPLAFAPGDEVDDVMKLSATSFLQLLKGEQSSVTGTTLINDKEKPISVTFEDIYPHEIEYYDFVVEQSRNMLKVNSL; this comes from the coding sequence ATGAAAGAATGGTTAACCATATTCGACGAAAAAGGAAACATACTAGGAAAAAAATTACGTGATGATGTACATCGTGAAGGTGATTGGCATGAAACTTTCCATTGCTGGTTAATAGAACGAGATAATGAAGATCTCTCTTTATATTTTCAATTACGTGCGCGTGACAAAAAAGATTTCCCAGGAAAATGGGACATCACATCTGCTGGACATATTATGCATGACGAAGATTTGCTAACAGGTGGTCTTCGAGAAGCAGAAGAAGAATTAGGACTTTCTTTCCATGCGAATGACCTCGTATACAAAGGGGTCTATAAACTAAATAACGAGCATCCCCCTCTCATTGACCATGAAATGTGTCATATGTATTTTCATATTGTCACATCCCCACTAGCTTTTGCTCCTGGTGATGAAGTCGATGATGTGATGAAACTCAGTGCAACTTCCTTTTTGCAACTTTTAAAAGGAGAACAATCATCTGTTACTGGGACTACACTCATAAATGATAAAGAAAAACCAATTTCTGTAACATTCGAAGATATTTATCCTCATGAAATTGAATACTATGACTTTGTTGTAGAACAAAGTCGAAATATGTTAAAAGTCAACAGTTTGTAA